CGACACCTCATCAAGAACTAAAACTAGAATCTCTGTTTCTGTCATGGAATGTGTTCAAGATAGTTTAGAGGCTATAGAAGCGTGGAAGGTAAGCAAAGACTGTCCACTGTTTACACTTGTTTCTATACTCATTAAAGTAATTTGCAGGAAGAGGTGAAGTCTCTAGGAGCACATTCTCATCCAAACTTGGTCAAATTTTTGGGTTATTGTTGTGAAGATAAAAAAGCACTATTGGTATTCGAATACTTGCATAAAGGAACTTTGGATCATCACATTCATGGAAGTTAGGATCTCTTCTAATCAATGTATCCAATTCTATAAAATCAGCATACACAGTTTCATGTTTGATGTTACCCTCAACAGAGAAAGAGATGTTGTCATGGGCAACACGGGTTAAGATAGCCATTGGAACAGCTCAAGGTCTTGCATTTCTCCACTCAATCAACAACTCCTCCGTATATTTTGAACTCAGAATGCATAACATCATGCTCGACGAGGTAAcgactttttatttataacattacGTTAATGATCTTAGAAACTAATACCTAAGTGTTGATCTCATAAGGAATACAACGCAAAACTGTTTTAccttgaaacaaacaaaacatgtCTGGACAATCAATGGACACTTGTGCATGGACTTAAATATATGTCTCCTGAATGTATGATGACAGGTACAGCAAAAttgtaactgtttttttttgtttttaataatgattCTGATCAATATTTTCATTGTTCAAATGTTAAGACAGTTATGTAATGTATATGTAGGTTGGTTTGAATTGGATACTGATGTTTTCGCATTTGGTGTGATCTTGCTTGAGCTTTTTACTGGTTCGAAAGATGGAGACTTACTTGCGCATTTAATGGCTTCGAAAGAAGGAGCAAAAGAGCTGAAGAATAAAAGCTTAGATGTAACTAGCACTAGACCTTTCTCGTTTACAGAAATAATTGACCCAGGACTGGAGAGAGATTATCCTGTGAATGCGGCAATGCAGATGAGCACACTCATTCAAAGATGCACTGGGCACAAGCATACACGACCGTCCATGCAACAAGTTTTAGATGTTCTGATTCATATTGCAGAGATTAAATAGTATCAATATGATCGTTCagttgtattaaaaaaaatacgctaaaatatgatttattgtatattaatttatacaaaACTGAAAGTATATGCTAATTAtagtttgttatttttctttctgaaaaatatatatcagatGAGGCCGTAGAAGAAATATTAGCTTTTAAGTTAAAGGGGGCTTGGACTTGATTCCGTGACTGTTTGTTCTTTCCTCAAGAAAATGAAAGCGATAGGGCAATAAGTCAAGAACACAATATTAAGTAAACGCGTTTCTGTTATAGTTCACGTGTCTCAGCATTATTACTTGAAAATGGATCATGTAGTGTGGTTGCTTATTATTCCCTCTGTTGCCTAAATGAGCAAATAGAGTTTGTGTCAAAGTGtagttattaattaaaatgGATATACATAGTGTGGTAGCTTGTTTTTCTTTGTCTTGTCCTTTTATATTTGTGGAGGCTTTCTCATCAACCTCTTTATAAACACCTAAAATAATGTGTTAAAGAATCTGAAAACAAGAATCTAGAGATCACGCTCAAGGATGGGAAACGGTTTAAAGTCTTGTAAACAAAAACATACTTCGCCTCTCATGAATACTCCTTTGTTGGGTACATCTCTCTTTTTACTGTTGCtttgttttacatatattaattaaatctCTAAGTATGTGATTCAAGCTTAAACGTGTGtgtgtatttatataaaaagaggaggaagaagccGAGAATCTCAGAATCTTCAGTGTCAAGGAACTGAAGAAAGCAACGAAGGATTTCAAAATAGAGAAGGTCGTAGAAGGGGAGGATGCCTATGTTCAAACATTCTACAAAGGTTACATCAGTGATGAGACCACATCAAAACTTCCTGTTTCTGTCATGGAAGGTCTTATACATAGTCAACATGGTCTAGAAGAGTGGAAGATAAGCAAAGTCCGTCAATGTTTTATACActtgtttgtttttatatacGTGTTGTTGTATACTTATTATGGTTAAAACAAAATCTATGAGTTTGCAGGAAGAAGCTGAGTCTCTAGGACAGATTTCTCATCCAAACTTGGTCAAACTCTTGGGTTACTGTTGTGAAGATAACAGATCACTATTGGTTTTCGAGTACTTGCAAAAAGAAACTTTGGAGCATCACATTTTCCAAAGTTAAGATCTCTTCTAAATGTGTTCATACCATATGTAGTAAAATGTACTTGTGCTTGATTAACATAAAGTTTCATGTTTCTCTCAAGCAGAAGAGGAGGCACTGCCATGGGCAACACGGGTTAAGATAGCCGTTGGAATAGCACAAGGTGTTGCATTTATCCACTCGATCAAGAACAGCCCATTACATCAAGAACTCAGAATGCATAACATTTTGCTTGACGAAGTAATCacctttttcatttttcttcatcTTGTTTGTTTATGATCTTAGAAAGTACTAATACTCAGGTTTTGGTCACATCAGCAATACAATGCAAAATTTTTATACCTTGACTCAAAAAAACAATGTTGGCCAATTGATTGGACATTTGCGGGAACTAAATACATGTCTCCTGAATATCTAGGTGCAGGTACAACCAAAATCTTTAAACTTTGTGTTTACTAATtctgatttattctttttttatctgAAGACAAATTGTGTAATAATACATTTAGATATTGTGAGACTGGAGACAGATGTATACACATTTGGTGTGATCTTGCTTGAGCTCTTTACTGGTTTGAAAGAGATATCAATACATCTGGAACGCTTAAGAACTAGACCGTTCTTGTTTACGGAGATAATTGATCCCAGACTTGGGAGCCATTATCCTGTGAACGCAGCCACAAAGATGGGCATACTCATCCAAATATGCACCACGAAGCATCGGAAGGAACGACCATTGATGCAACAAGTTGTGGATGTTCTTAATTCTGTTTGATTGATTTGTAGAGGTActtaatatttgattaaaagaGTTTAGTGTTTACTTTGACATTGaagataattaaaaacaaagaagCATGTTTTGTTACTGTTGTAGCAGAGTTTATGTAATAGAGATGGCCACAcataaaaaagacaaaatataatCTGTCAAGTTAAACTATGACAGAGGGATGGATGATAACAAAACTAAAGCCTATGAGATTCTGAAAAAGTTAGTAATCTTTCATTGAAGATTAgccacaaaaaaaagaaactagaaCATATATTCTGAAATTGTAAATTATTGCATCgagagaaaaataaacaaaactggTGTTTGTGAGAAGGTTAAAGACTATTAGATGTTTTGCTGGGATATTAAGTAAGCCATTGAAGACATGAAGATGACCAAGATTGCAACGAGAATGTGCTTGAACCCAAGAGCTCCAACATCTAATCTCCTTACACTTCCAATATCTGATCTTGACTCTGTCTCTTCCTCCTACAAAAAGGAGACAAACATCACTTTCTATAAGGTCTTTAGAAGAAAAGAGTCAATATTAGATTCCTAGAATTCACTTAGATGCTTACAGTTAACATATTTTTAGTATTGATTTACCTCTTGATCAGTTAGTGAAGTAATGGTGGCTTGAGGTTTACTTTCTGAATCACAAGGAAGAGAACTCTTGTCAGACTTTGGTGAAACTTCACTTCCATTTTCACTCTCCACATGACCGGTTTTTCCAACCTTCTTCAACTTCACCATCAACACACGGTTCTCTCCGGACAAGTTATTTATCTGCAAATAAAAAGCATCTActatgatgatggtgatgaaagCTACTAAGGAACCGATGTCTTAATACCTGTTTATGAAGGCGTTCTCGTTCGGAAGCTAGTTGCATGACCAGTTTCTTCATGATCTTGTTATGTTGTGCGATATCTTTAGCAGTTTGCAACTTTCTCTCCTCTGCTTGCTGTGAATATCTCTCCGCTTCTTTCAATCTACCTCTACAGAATTTCAGTTCTTCGTTGAGATCTGCGTTAGACTCAGATACAGTGATCAGCTTGTCTTCAGTATAGTCAGCCCTGTTTTCAGCCTTGGAAACTTTGGACTTTAGATCCTCAATCACATCCTCCATGTCAGAGACAGTAGAGTACAACAAGCTCTGCTTCTCTTTGCTTGCTTCAACAGCTGCAACCGCAAGTTCTAGCTGATGATCTAAGTCCCTCAAGTGTTTCTCCAGCGATTCTAACTTCTCCGGAGTGTAGCCTTTTGCTCTGAAACTCCCCAACTCTTCTTGAACCTCCTTTTGGCTTTCTTCTAGCTTTTGCCATTTGGATTCTGCTTCCTCAGCCCTAGCTTCAGTTTTGGCTAACTGATCTTTCAGATCCTCGTTGATACGTTCAAGATCTGTTATCTGAGCAGCAGAAGAAGCATCTTCATTCAGCTGTTCCTCAAGAGAGCTAACTTTCTCACTTAATGTAGAATTCTCAGTGTTCAACAGAATCAGTTTCTCCTCAGCTTCTCTCAAACTCTCCTTCAACCCTTCCGTCTGCGCCATAAGAAAGTCGCCAAGCCTCCCGTTGCTGCTATCAAGCTTGTGCAAGGCGGATTCCCTAGCTTCTAAACGCTCGTTCGAATCAACAAGCTCGGACTTCAGATTGTCTTCCCGCTTAAAAGACCCGCTCAGACTGAACTTGAGAATCTGCAGCTTTCCAGACATCTCCTTTAACATCCCCTTGAAAACTTCGGAAGCATTATCCGCCTCGAGCCACCTCGAATACGCGTCTTCGATGACTTCTTCCATGTAGAGAACATCCTGCTCGGAAGAATACAGTTTGATCTCTAGCTGGTATTCAGCGTTTCGCGACTCGCTTAGTTTCTTCTCGAGTTCCATCTCCTTGGCCAGAGATTTCTCAAGCATCCTCAAAACGTTCCTCTGCTGATCAGCAGTCTGCATTTTGATCTTAGCGCTCAGATCACCAAACTCACCCTCGTTTTGACATTCCGCAGCACCACCCCCTCCAGACCCTGACGGAAACAAAAAGATCTCTAAATTATATAAGTACGAGAAcgtttaaaatttagttatgtgtttgttttggtGACTTACAGCTTCCAAGTTCATCCAAACCAGAAGAAGATAACTTGTGAAAGCTACAAGACTGCTTCTTCATCTCCACCACTTGGTCCATTAACTGGTCCAAAGACTGTTCAGCGTCATGAAACTTCCCTTCCAAATCCGAGAAGCCATCATCTTGAAACGGAGATATCATCAAGACACGAGCGCTTTGAACTTCGTTCCGGAGAAAACCAACGAGCGACTCGACTTCTTTCACCTCTGAGTTGAGGAACGAAGACAGTAGATCGAATTCCAAGGCCTTCTCAGCCAaaccatcatcttcttcatcgtcTTTGTGAGAAACGAAAGACTCAAAGTCGTGTTCCCTGGAGCCGAGTTGCATAGTGAGAAGACTGAGATTCACCAGCTTCTCGGAGACGAACGCAAAATCCAATTCGACTTTTATCAGAACTTGGCTTGCGCTCGATAGCtctggatgatgatgatgataatttGTGACTTGGCCAGTGAGGGAGATATCTTCTGAAAGGCTCTCCTTTGTTGAGCTAGGCTCTGGTACGAGGCTGTCGTTGTCGTTGTCATCGACAGAGACGGTTCTATGATGTTCGGTTTCTATTTCCATCTGTCAGGTCCCAAAAGAGAAAAGCATCAATCTTTACGCcaagaaattgaaaaattagGGTTCCTATCAGAGATACAACGATCCTGGGTTTCGATTCCCGAGCGAGAAATCAAAGTAAAAAGTTTGTAAACAAACAGATTTATTCAAATAGTATGTTCTAACTTTATTAGGATCGAGTGAGTACAGAAAGGGAAATGAGAAAACTTACATTCGGAAGCGAAACGACACGATACGATTCAGATCAAAGAAACCTCCTTTGGGAGGAAatgatcgagagagagagagagagagaggggaggcgaacgtgagagagagaaaaagaagaatgtACAAAAAGGATtctcttttatttgtttacagTCATTTGTTTTAGAAAACTTTTATTATTCTCGCACTGCGAAACTATTTTTGTTGTTAACCAGATTTGAGACATGTAGTAACACCCCCTGTCTAGTGTCTACATTCACAAGTGACAACACAGTAAAAATAGAGAGATGCAACCAAACCGCAttgaattttatgtttttaaatgtttttaatgcGAATTTACCTTTTTCCCTTATAAAAGATAaagctattttaagttttaatgcAGGATCAGTTTCTTTCTTCACTAACTTTTCACCGCTATACGGTTACAACTTACAACATGAACATTAGATTCTTCTTATAAGCTCTTCCAAAAGGTTTTTGAATTCAGaatgtatacatatttacagtttttttttttacttttgaaacTTAATAATTACACTCATCATTGCAAAAGAAAGTCATATAGTGTGTGAGGCCTCCATCAATAAGTCTTTAATTTTCTGGCAGCCAAGGTTAGCTCATGAGGAGCAGTGCTTCACGAGTTCGACCCAAAAGACTCAGAGCTGTTGCTGCTATGTGATGTCCCGTTAGCCCCGCAAGTGCAAGCTGCTCGTTAGGCGACGCTTCTTCTATGTACCCATCCGGTAACACAATCGGTCTCCACTATCAAATGTTTTAGTCCACACAAGAGAAGTTACAACCCTAGTTTATAGAAAGATGACCCACTTTGAATACATGTGGTTTTTTGGTTTGTTGTGTGTGTACCTTGATTTTCCCATCGAGCTGGCCATCAAGGGCTATGAACTGAGCCACATGAGATCCAAACCCTCCAACACAGCCTTCTTCTACAGTGATAAGGAACTTGTGGTTCTCACAAAGACCACGCACGAGCTTAATGTCCAGGGGTTTGCAGAATCTTGCATCAGCTACTGTCACGTTCAAACCGAGTTTCGAGAGAAGCGAGTGAGCATTAACACAGTTCTGAACCATGGCTCCATACCCGAGTAAAGCCACTTCTTGACCTTCTAATAGAACTCTTCCTCTTCCGATCTACTCTAATATGATAAAACGGGTTCTTGTGTCAGCATGGCCTTTAGAAGACTTTGAAGATTAGATTGGAACTTACTTCAACTGGTAATCCAGCAGGGACGAGATAGTTCTTGTTGACGATGGCGCCTCTGGGGAACCGGAAACAAACCGGGCGGTCAGTGATGTTAGCTGCAGTTGCAACCATATTCACAAGCTCATCCTCATTGGCTGGAGCCATGGCTATCATGTTTGGTAAGCATGACATGAAAGCTATGTCAAATGCTCCACACTGCACAGCACCATCGGATCCAACAAGCCCTGCGCTTGTTATAACAAACCTCACCGCCTTTCTCTGCCTATCTACATCATGGACAACCTAAAACAAACGATCAAAACACACTAAGACACTTtgctttaataaaaaaaaagacgcTTTTAGAATGCGAGAGAAAAGTGAAACCTGGTCATAAGCTCTTTGTAGAAAAGCAGATGGAATAATGCAAAAGGGTTTGAGACCTCCAGAAGAAAGACCAGCAGAGAATGTGACAGCGTGCTGTTCAGCCATACCGACATTGAAAAACCTGTCTGGAAACCTCTCCTGAAACGTAACAAGCGATGGATCCATCTCTATTCCTGCATGGACTACAACAATATCTCTATCCTTTTCGGCTTCCATCACCAAAGCCTCAACAAAGCAATCACTGTAAGTGCGTCTATCTGAAACACCAAAAGTAAACCGAGTCAAGATTTGGATAAGGACAAACTAATATAAGCagagagatatatatataccattaacGATGTTTGTGGTTTCTGCATCTCGCTTTTCCTCTGTGATCACATGGACCAACACAGGACCCATCGAGTCTAGAGAAGCTACTTCTCGGAGAACACAAACTAGATCTTCAACGTTGTGTCCATCGACGGGACCAATGTAGTACAAACCAAGTTCCTCAAAGAGAGTTGAACCTGTTGGTCCCACCATACCACGTGCGTACTCATCCACTTTGGCTGCCCATTCATACATTCCCTTTCCAATTTTCTTCGTCATAGCCTGCCCATTATCAatagcaaaaacaaaataatcaataatACTGATTGAACACTAAATCTCCAGCCGTCGTAAAGAATCTAAGGGTTCATAAAGAGAGAGTATGGAGAAAGCATACTTTGGCTAGTTCTCTAAATTTCCGAAAAATTTGGCTAGACTGGATTTTGCTCATGAAGCTAGATAGGGCACTGATGGAAGCCTTGGATCCGTCCGCCATATTTGGATGCAGAGAGTGACGGTTATCATTAAGTATAACAATCATATTAGAATCCAAGTAACCTGCATTGCTCATTGCCTCATATGCTTGACCTGCAGTTATTGTCACACTGTCTATCACAGCAACAACCCGGTCCCTCTTCCCTTTTATATCACGGGCGACTGCTAAGCCTAAGAAGCAGAAACTAAAACGTTCAGCACACCAAAATCGGTAAAACTAGCAAGCAT
The sequence above is drawn from the Raphanus sativus cultivar WK10039 chromosome 7, ASM80110v3, whole genome shotgun sequence genome and encodes:
- the LOC108815194 gene encoding inactive serine/threonine-protein kinase BKN1-like isoform X1, producing the protein MGNVLKPLTEDPLSFAYEPLLSPLCSLDIENEDLRVFSITELEKATNDFRKDRRVDGEDGFVRTFYKGSIDDTSSRTKTRISVSVMECVQDSLEAIEAWKEEVKSLGAHSHPNLVKFLGYCCEDKKALLVFEYLHKGTLDHHIHGKKEMLSWATRVKIAIGTAQGLAFLHSINNSSVYFELRMHNIMLDEEYNAKLFYLETNKTCLDNQWTLVHGLKYMSPECMMTGWFELDTDVFAFGVILLELFTGSKDGDLLAHLMASKEGAKELKNKSLDVTSTRPFSFTEIIDPGLERDYPVNAAMQMSTLIQRCTGHKHTRPSMQQVLDVLIHIAEIK
- the LOC108815194 gene encoding inactive serine/threonine-protein kinase BKN1-like isoform X2, with product MGNVLKPLTEDPLSFAYEPLLSPLLDIENEDLRVFSITELEKATNDFRKDRRVDGEDGFVRTFYKGSIDDTSSRTKTRISVSVMECVQDSLEAIEAWKEEVKSLGAHSHPNLVKFLGYCCEDKKALLVFEYLHKGTLDHHIHGKKEMLSWATRVKIAIGTAQGLAFLHSINNSSVYFELRMHNIMLDEEYNAKLFYLETNKTCLDNQWTLVHGLKYMSPECMMTGWFELDTDVFAFGVILLELFTGSKDGDLLAHLMASKEGAKELKNKSLDVTSTRPFSFTEIIDPGLERDYPVNAAMQMSTLIQRCTGHKHTRPSMQQVLDVLIHIAEIK
- the LOC108818120 gene encoding inactive serine/threonine-protein kinase BKN1-like; translation: MGNGLKSCKQKHTSPLMNTPLLEEEEAENLRIFSVKELKKATKDFKIEKVVEGEDAYVQTFYKGYISDETTSKLPVSVMEGLIHSQHGLEEWKISKEEAESLGQISHPNLVKLLGYCCEDNRSLLVFEYLQKETLEHHIFQKEEALPWATRVKIAVGIAQGVAFIHSIKNSPLHQELRMHNILLDEQYNAKFLYLDSKKQCWPIDWTFAGTKYMSPEYLGADIVRLETDVYTFGVILLELFTGLKEISIHLERLRTRPFLFTEIIDPRLGSHYPVNAATKMGILIQICTTKHRKERPLMQQVVDVLNSV
- the LOC108818119 gene encoding WPP domain-interacting tail-anchored protein 1 isoform X1, yielding MEIETEHHRTVSVDDNDNDSLVPEPSSTKESLSEDISLTGQVTNYHHHHPELSSASQVLIKVELDFAFVSEKLVNLSLLTMQLGSREHDFESFVSHKDDEEDDGLAEKALEFDLLSSFLNSEVKEVESLVGFLRNEVQSARVLMISPFQDDGFSDLEGKFHDAEQSLDQLMDQVVEMKKQSCSFHKLSSSGLDELGSWSGGGGAAECQNEGEFGDLSAKIKMQTADQQRNVLRMLEKSLAKEMELEKKLSESRNAEYQLEIKLYSSEQDVLYMEEVIEDAYSRWLEADNASEVFKGMLKEMSGKLQILKFSLSGSFKREDNLKSELVDSNERLEARESALHKLDSSNGRLGDFLMAQTEGLKESLREAEEKLILLNTENSTLSEKVSSLEEQLNEDASSAAQITDLERINEDLKDQLAKTEARAEEAESKWQKLEESQKEVQEELGSFRAKGYTPEKLESLEKHLRDLDHQLELAVAAVEASKEKQSLLYSTVSDMEDVIEDLKSKVSKAENRADYTEDKLITVSESNADLNEELKFCRGRLKEAERYSQQAEERKLQTAKDIAQHNKIMKKLVMQLASERERLHKQINNLSGENRVLMVKLKKVGKTGHVESENGSEVSPKSDKSSLPCDSESKPQATITSLTDQEEEETESRSDIGSVRRLDVGALGFKHILVAILVIFMSSMAYLISQQNI
- the LOC108818119 gene encoding WPP domain-interacting tail-anchored protein 1 isoform X2, with amino-acid sequence MEIETEHHRTVSVDDNDNDSLVPEPSSTKESLSEDISLTGQVTNYHHHHPELSSASQVLIKVELDFAFVSEKLVNLSLLTMQLGSREHDFESFVSHKDDEEDDGLAEKALEFDLLSSFLNSEVKEVESLVGFLRNEVQSARVLMISPFQDDGFSDLEGKFHDAEQSLDQLMDQVVEMKKQSCSFHKLSSSGLDELGSWSGGGGAAECQNEGEFGDLSAKIKMQTADQQRNVLRMLEKSLAKEMELEKKLSESRNAEYQLEIKLYSSEQDVLYMEEVIEDAYSRWLEADNASEVFKGMLKEMSGKLQILKFSLSGSFKREDNLKSELVDSNERLEARESALHKLDSSNGRLGDFLMAQTEGLKESLREAEEKLILLNTENSTLSEKVSSLEEQLNEDASSAAQITDLERINEDLKDQLAKTEARAEEAESKWQKLEESQKEVQEELGSFRAKGYTPEKLESLEKHLRDLDHQLELAVAAVEASKEKQSLLYSTVSDMEDVIEDLKSKVSKAENRADYTEDKLITVSESNADLNEELKFCRGRLKEAERYSQQAEERKLQTAKDIAQHNKIMKKLVMQLASERERLHKQMLFICR
- the LOC108817678 gene encoding 1-deoxy-D-xylulose-5-phosphate synthase, chloroplastic isoform X1 yields the protein MGSASIGYQSGISARFDRNLNLRRSDSTVSSSRPCNVDFFRKSFLSAASSCTHKKEISNGARVCSFPNTDEKLETPLLDSIETPSQLRNLTVKELKVLADEIRTELRSVLWKTQKSVKPSLASVELTLALHYVFRAPVDKILWDAVEQTYAHKVLTGRWSSIPSRQKNGVSGVTSRLESEYDSFGTGHGCNSISAGLGLAVARDIKGKRDRVVAVIDSVTITAGQAYEAMSNAGYLDSNMIVILNDNRHSLHPNMADGSKASISALSSFMSKIQSSQIFRKFRELAKAMTKKIGKGMYEWAAKVDEYARGMVGPTGSTLFEELGLYYIGPVDGHNVEDLVCVLREVASLDSMGPVLVHVITEEKRDAETTNIVNDRRTYSDCFVEALVMEAEKDRDIVVVHAGIEMDPSLVTFQERFPDRFFNVGMAEQHAVTFSAGLSSGGLKPFCIIPSAFLQRAYDQVVHDVDRQRKAVRFVITSAGLVGSDGAVQCGAFDIAFMSCLPNMIAMAPANEDELVNMVATAANITDRPVCFRFPRGAIVNKNYLVPAGLPVEIGRGRVLLEGQEVALLGYGAMVQNCVNAHSLLSKLGLNVTVADARFCKPLDIKLVRGLCENHKFLITVEEGCVGGFGSHVAQFIALDGQLDGKIKWRPIVLPDGYIEEASPNEQLALAGLTGHHIAATALSLLGRTREALLLMS
- the LOC108817678 gene encoding 1-deoxy-D-xylulose-5-phosphate synthase, chloroplastic isoform X2, which encodes MGSASIGYQSGISARFDRNLNLRRSDSTVSSSRPCNVDFFRKSFLSAASSCTHKKEISNGARVCSFPNTDEKLETPLLDSIETPSQLRNLTVKELKVLADEIRTELRSVLWKTQKSVKPSLASVELTLALHYVFRAPVDKILWDAVEQTYAHKVLTGRWSSIPSRQKNGVSGVTSRLESEYDSFGTGHGCNSISAGLGLAVARDIKGKRDRVVAVIDSVTITAGQAYEAMSNAGYLDSNMIVILNDNRHSLHPNMADGSKASISALSSFMSKIQSSQIFRKFRELAKAMTKKIGKGMYEWAAKVDEYARGMVGPTGSTLFEELGLYYIGPVDGHNVEDLVCVLREVASLDSMGPVLVHVITEEKRDAETTNIVNDRRTYSDCFVEALVMEAEKDRDIVVVHAGIEMDPSLVTFQERFPDRFFNVGMAEQHAVTFSAGLSSGGLKPFCIIPSAFLQRAYDQVVHDVDRQRKAVRFVITSAGLVGSDGAVQCGAFDIAFMSCLPNMIAMAPANEDELVNMVATAANITDRPVCFRFPRGAIVNKNYLVPAGLPVESRSEEEEFY